The Sulfoacidibacillus ferrooxidans genome contains the following window.
TTAGCTGCTCGTGCGCTCCGCTATCCTTGGTTGATGCGGCAAATGAGCGGGAATACATCCTGGGTAACCCTACATGAAGTATCCACTGCTAAGAATCAAGTCGTACATTCGGTTGTCGTTCGTGGAATACCACGTACTCAACATGTTTCTTTGAGTCAGTTGGGGTACAATTCAACGATCCTAGAGGGTAAACAACAGGAAACAGCCCTTTTCACTTTACCAACACCTACCACATGGAGATTGGGACCCGGAGCAGGACTTCACTTAGATATGAAGAACTCTGCTTTACTTGACTCATCAAGTGCGGTCATCATCAGTGTCAATGGTAGCCCAGTTCTATCTCACCGTTTGTCGGATGTTACGGCAAATGGATTACGCTTATTTGTCCCTTTTCCACATGGACTTTCAACGGGTGAACCTGTGACCGTGGCCGTCATGGTAGAAATGTTTCTCCCTCGTAATAACTGTTCCGAAAATTCCGGTGACCTGAGACGATATGTTACTATTGACCCTGATAGTTGGTTTGATCTGCCACATTATAATGAATCCTCATCTAATTTATCTGATTTTCCAAATGCATACTTAGACAATCAGTCAGATCTTGAACCGACCACGGTTATTGTACCGAACCATCCAACTTCGGATGAGTTGACAGCCTTAGCTCGTATTTTGGTAGGGTATGTCCCAAGGATCCGCGGTGGATCCTTGCTAATTAAAAAGGACGACGACAGACCAATACCGCATGGCAATGTGTGGGTTTTGGATGTGGATGGGTCCAATGCGGCAGCTCGATACTTGGAGGATCGACATACTTTACCTATTAAGGACGAAAACGGGCTTCTTAGCAGTACGAGTTTGCCTCTAGCATATAACGTAGAAAAGACTGGTGGTGTTGTTGAACAGGCATATCGGCCTACAGGAGGAATGGCCTTGTTGGTGACTGCCCCAACGGAAAATTCATTATTACGTGTAAGCGACATGTTTGCAAGTCACGTAGCGCTCAATACGCCAGGATCAGTGGCAATTGAAACGAACGAGAACCAGACGGTAATACTTAACTACATGTCTAAACCCTATGAAAGTCTTTCGACACAATGGCTCAAGTGGCTCGCTGTAAACTATGAATTTCTAATCACTAATGGTGGACAGGGGATTGTTTATCTTGTCGCATTTATTCTATCGGTTGGTTCTGTGCTCACTTATTTAGGCTGGAACCTATTAAGACGTAAGCCCCATTGGAAAAACCGTCTTCGTTTCTGGAAAAAGCGAAAGTAACATCATTCCTAATAGTAAAAAACGGTGACGACTCTTGACGTTTGTAAGAGGACGAACCGTTTTTTTATTCAACGA
Protein-coding sequences here:
- a CDS encoding cellulose biosynthesis cyclic di-GMP-binding regulatory protein BcsB, with the protein product MVHAKKIMWLTWLITLSALMMPGSAWASTPISTSTYTVSPQWETVHMMTTDEKLTPRNASYDFFLDVPNESHISSCQFTIFYRHSPTLIPEESNLLLEVDGIPYATTILTSSDSENGYLSARIPASQLTPGYHEFSVAVQLNSNVVLCNNYNSADNWFVLLDSSFLHFNYASNKKLPDLSQFPFPMLLPFGHSQWNTRVVVPQSASDMNLTAAFTAIQTLAEDAKSIQPESVHVETTRTLHLTSVEPFVYVGPFKTMPSLLRNTFPSQFKWVPNEGLLREVILSDPRTHHQVLGFIITGENDHDVLLAARALRYPWLMRQMSGNTSWVTLHEVSTAKNQVVHSVVVRGIPRTQHVSLSQLGYNSTILEGKQQETALFTLPTPTTWRLGPGAGLHLDMKNSALLDSSSAVIISVNGSPVLSHRLSDVTANGLRLFVPFPHGLSTGEPVTVAVMVEMFLPRNNCSENSGDLRRYVTIDPDSWFDLPHYNESSSNLSDFPNAYLDNQSDLEPTTVIVPNHPTSDELTALARILVGYVPRIRGGSLLIKKDDDRPIPHGNVWVLDVDGSNAAARYLEDRHTLPIKDENGLLSSTSLPLAYNVEKTGGVVEQAYRPTGGMALLVTAPTENSLLRVSDMFASHVALNTPGSVAIETNENQTVILNYMSKPYESLSTQWLKWLAVNYEFLITNGGQGIVYLVAFILSVGSVLTYLGWNLLRRKPHWKNRLRFWKKRK